Proteins found in one Aethina tumida isolate Nest 87 chromosome 1, icAetTumi1.1, whole genome shotgun sequence genomic segment:
- the LOC109608853 gene encoding fatty acyl-CoA reductase wat-like encodes MSKLAKNLVESPVTEFYKGKTIFLTGSTGFLGKVFIEKICRVCPDIQKIYVILRPKKGKTTKQRLDDMVDSPMFENLKKTNPNFIEKLSMIEGDCALPNLGISFTDQEKLVKEVDVVVHCAATTRFDEHLRTATYINVRALHDLIQIAEKMEKLKAFIHVSTAYSNCIRKDVGEICYKPTMSPGDLINIVDGMDNESLTAVTPILLKDHPNTYTFTKQVAEQCVEANKSKLPIAIFRPSIVISSYKEPMPGWIDNMFGPVSASVGVGVGVVRCLPAKRDNNLDIVPVDYVINSIISFVWDVATKYEDDKINKNLGRELPICNFVSSVESPLTQGDYISLAFKHFSKYPTLFSIWYATVIVCTTMTAYKFWAFFFHTIPAHLFDLILTCIGRKPMVVKGYTKIDKFMTTYAYFAYRQWNFKNDNVQRLWRNLTEKDKDTFPFSMKNFDWSTYFDRLGLGGRIYLLKDPIETLDRAKKWFLFLKFMHYAVITLFLYGFYKLCMSALSYLFVV; translated from the exons ATGTCAAAATTAGCTAAAAACTTGGTCGAAAGTCCAGTAACCGAATTTTACAaaggaaaaacaatttttttaactggaTCTACAGGTTTTTTAGGAAAAGtctttatagaaaaaatatgtcgAGTTTGTCCAgacattcaaaaaatttatgtcaTATTAAGACCAAAGAAAGGCAAAACGACTAAACAAAGACTGGACGATATGGTTGACTCGCCG atgtttgaaaatttgaaaaaaaccaaccccaattttatagaaaaacttTCAATGATAGAAGGTGACTGTGCATTACCAAATCTAGGCATTTCTTTTACTGATCAAGAGAAGCTAGTGAAAGAAGTAGACGTAGTTGTACATTGTGCTGCAACAACAAGATTTGATGAACATCTACGAACTGCTACGTATATCAACGTTCGTGCGTTGCATGATTTAATCCAAATCGcggaaaaaatggaaaaactgAAGGCATTCATTCACGTTTCTACCGCATATTCAAACTGTATCAGAAAAGATGTGGGCGAAATTTGCTACAAACCTACAATGAGTCCTGGTGATTTGATTAACATTGTTGATGGTATGGACAATGAATCGTTAACAGCAGTGACACCAat actcttGAAAGACCATCCGAATACATATACATTCACGAAACAAGTGGCGGAGCAGTGTGTAGAAGCAAACAAGAGCAAATTACCAATTGCTATATTCAGACCATCCATTG ttaTATCATCTTATAAAGAACCCATGCCGGGGTGGATTGACAACATGTTTGGACCAGTTTCTGCGTCTGTAGGTGTTGGAGTTGGAGTTGTTAGATGTTTGCCAGCAAAAAGGGACAATAACCTGGACATAGTTCCAGTagattatgttattaatagcataatttcttttgtttggGATGTTGCAAccaaata TGAAGATGATAAGATTAATAAGAACTTAGGAAGGGAACTACCAATATGCAACTTTGTGAGTTCCGTTGAAAGTCCGTTAACCCAGG GTGATTATATTTCATTGGCCTTCAagcattttagtaaatatccCACATTGTTTTCCATTTGGTACGCCACTGTTATCGTTTGCACCACAATGACAGCATACAAATTTTGGGCCTTTTTCTTTCACACAATTCCTGCACACTTGTTCGATTTGATTTTGACTTGTATTGGCAGGAAACCGAT GGTAGTTAAAGGCTatacaaaaattgacaaatttatgACCACTTATGCATATTTTGCATATCGACAGTGGAACTTCAAAAACGACAACGTACAAAGGTTATGGAGAAACCTCACCGAGAAGGACAAAGATACGTTCCCTTTTAGTATGAAGAACTTTGACTGGTCGACTTATTTTGATAGGCTGGGATTGGGAGGTCGTATTTATCTTCTCAAAGATCCAATTGAAACATTGGATAGGGCGAAAAAGTggttcttatttttaaaatttatgcattATGCTGTGATTACACTTTTTTTGtatggattttataaattatgcatGTCTgctttaagttatttatttgttgtatga
- the LOC109608828 gene encoding guanylate cyclase 32E isoform X2, whose protein sequence is MTEMRDNGVVAFIGPDASCLPEALVAAAWNLPMISYKCSETKVSDKKIYSTFARTLTPSSKVSKSVVALLKAFHWDRFVLVTGSTPSSGSEVKEAIEELALKEGLIVIDTKQYSEFYIPRYIEEMCTIVGSTYQITRIYVFVGEHIALIDFIKCLQRRNLLYSGDYVVISVDDEIYDPNRTIKILSRDYLDPFLNESWDKVMGFRSVLKLTPSYPGNPKYKEFVEKIKALSIRKPFCVPYHATIFGSISVSIGAARVFDAVVILARALTEIFQTNGDPRNGIAVLKRIVNRWYHSIQGFDVFMDGNGDAEGNFTVVVLLDDEKANGTQWMSMQPVGYFQYKANGSSSTLPEFKYLNPDRPIQWIGGKVPVAEPECGFFEEKCVNTVDWKIIASIVLISIIVIVAILFGVKQYRYEQKLACLLWKIDMKDVTIIPTDTAEITNRNKNMIRVCRQSVFHAPTSSSIVEISEQSPKRAYTTIGLYRGNIVAIKSLNKKSVDLTRSIRKELKQIREMRHENLIPFIGASVDHGHVAILTAYSARGSLEDVLKNEDLNLDQMFVSSLVTDILKGLIYIHDSEIISHGNLRSSNCLIDNRWVLQISDFGLHEFKQGNDSSEYSEKILRRSLWKAPELLRDPNHLPRGTQKGDVYSFGIILYEIIGRNGPWGKIIMSPSEIIAEVKKVDKSVPFRPPLDDLGVSSYIIRCMKACWEEDPETRPDIRYVRVILKEMQAGLKPNIFDNMLAIMEKYAYNLESLVQERTNQLTEEKKKTDALLHRMLPKYVAECLKRGDKVEAEIFDCVTIYFSDIVGFTELSAVSTPLQVIDLLNDLYTCFDSIISHYDVYKVETIGDAYMVVSGLPIRNGDRHAGEIASMALHLLSKIKKFEIKHRKGEVLQLRIGIHSGHCVAGVVGLKMPRYCLFGDTVNTASRMESSGEAFRIHISHATYTLLQRLGGYICEERGVIPIKGKGEMHTYWLVGEDSAQRLARIREEIVGSTLFNSISSERLSKTPDLLRRPGMNLLGSELHFPSASQSPCAIKQLHHRARLALSLHHSEEAIHYENNLYAQTYLTNVETNNRNPSSAPIITFVQK, encoded by the exons aAATGCAGTGAAACTAAAGTGTCCGATAAAAAGATATATTCAACGTTCGCTAGAACTTTGACGCCGTCAAGCAAAGTGTCGAAGAGCGTGGTTGCACTTTTGAAAGCCTTCCATTGGGACAGGTTCGTTTTGGTCACCGGTAGTACGCCTTCTTCGGGAAGTGAGGTCAAAGAAGCCATTGAG GAGCTGGCTTTGAAAGAAGGATTAATTGTGATCGATACGAAGCAATACTCGGAGTTTTACATTCCAAGATACATTGAGGAAATGTGCACTATCGTCGGAAGTACTTATCAAATAACTAGAA TTTATGTTTTCGTCGGAGAACACATCGCATTAATCGACTTTATAAAGTGCTTGCAGAGAAGAAACCTATTGTACAGCGGGGATTATGTGGTTATCTCCGTCGACGATGAAATTTACGACCCCAACCGCACCATAAAAATACTGAGCAGAG ATTATTTGGACCCGTTCTTGAATGAGTCTTGGGACAAAGTAATGGGCTTTAGATCGGTTCTAAAGCTTACTCCATCTTATCCAGGAAATCCAAAGTATAA AGAATTCGTCGAGAAGATTAAAGCTCTTTCTATCAGGAAACCTTTTTGTGTTCCTTACCATGCAACTATATTTGGAAGCATTTCG GTATCTATTGGAGCAGCCAGAGTCTTTGATGCCGTCGTAATTCTGGCGAGAGCTCTTACGGAGATTTTTCAAACGAACGGAGATCCTAGGAACGGAATTGCAGTTCTTAAGAGAATCGTTAATCGTTGGTATCACTCTATTCAGGGATTTGat GTTTTTATGGATGGTAATGGAGACGCCGAAGGGAACTTTACTGTAGTAGTTCTTTTGGATGATGAAAAGGCTAACGGGACGCAGTGGATGAGCATGCAGCCAGTAGGATACTTTCAGTATAAAGCTAATGGAAGCTCTTCAACATTGccg GAATTCAAGTATTTGAATCCGGACCGACCCATACAATGGATTGGAGGAAAAGTACCTGTCGCAGAGCCGGAATGTGGATTTTTCGAAGAGAAATGCGTCAACACAGTCGATTGGAAGATCATCGCAAGCATCGTactaatatcaataattgtcATCGTTGCTATTCTGTTTGGCGTAAA ACAATACAGATACGAACAAAAACTGGCGTGTCTCTTATGGAAAATCGATATGAAAGATGTAACCATCATTCCAACGGATACGGCTGAAATTACCaacagaaacaaaaatatg ATAAGAGTTTGCAGGCAGAGTGTTTTTCATGCTCCCACTAGCAGCAGCATCGTCGAGATATCCGAACAATCCCCCAAGAGGGCTTACACCACCATCGGTCTGTACCGAGGAAATATTGTTGCCatcaaaagtttaaataaaaaatcagtgGATTTAACCAGATCCATACGGAAAGAATTGAAACAGATCAGAGAGATGAGACATGAAAATCTCATTCCTTTTATTGGGGCCAGCGTTGATCATGGACATGTGGCAATTTTAACGGCATATAGTGCTAGAGGAAGTTTGGAAGATGTCTTGAAGAACGAGGATCTCAATTTGGATCAGATGTTTGTTTCTTCTTTAGTCACCGATATTCTCAAG GGATTAATCTACATACATGACAGCGAGATTATTTCTCACGGAAACCTTAGGTCCAGCAATTGCCTCATCGACAATCGTTGGGTTTTGCAAATATCCGACTTTGGTTTACATGAATTCAAAC AGGGTAATGATTCTTCTGAATACAGTGAGAAAATATTGCGCAGGTCTCTTTGGAAAGCACCAGAACTGTTAAGAGATCCGAATCATTTACCAAGAGGCACTCAAAAAGGCGACGTCTACTCTTTCGGCATAATTTTATACGAAATCATCGGTAGAAATGGACCATGGGGGAAGATTATTATGTCTCCTAGTG aaattattgctGAGGTTAAAAAAGTAGATAAGAGCGTTCCATTTAGACCTCCTTTAGATGATCTGGGAGTGTCtagttatattattagatGTATGAAAGCTTGCTGGGAAGAAGATCCGGAAACTAGACCAGATATTAGATATGTCCGTgtgatattaaaagaaatgcag gCTGGTCTAAAACcgaatatttttgacaatatgTTGGCGATAATGGAGAAATACgcttataatttagaaagtttggTCCAAGAAAGGACCAATCAACTTACTGAAGAGAAGAAGAAAACTGACGCACTTTTACATAGAATGTTGCCAAA ATACGTTGCTGAATGCTTGAAACGAGGAGATAAAGTTGAAGCAGAGATTTTTGATTGTGTAACAATTTACTTCAGTGATATTGTTGGATTTACCGAATTGTCCGCAGTCAGTACGCCACTTCAAGTTATTGATTTGCTCAATGATTTATATACTTGTTTCGACTCAATTATATCTCACTATGATGTTTACAAG gtCGAAACTATTGGAGATGCATACATGGTAGTTAGTGGTTTGCCTATACGAAATGGGGACAGACATGCTGGAGAAATTGCTTCCATGGCATTACATTTgttgagtaaaattaaaaagtttgaaatCAAACACAGAAAAGGGGAAGTTTTACAATTAAGGATCGGAATTCATTCCG gTCACTGTGTAGCCGGTGTGGTTGGTTTAAAAATGCCAAGATATTGCCTTTTTGGAGATACTGTTAACACTGCTTCCAGAATGGAAAGTTCAGGCGAAGCATTCAGAATTCACATATCACATGCCACTTACACGTTGCTCCAAAGACTTGGAGGCTACATATGCGAAGAAAGGGGGGTTATTCCAATAAAG GGCAAAGGTGAGATGCATACTTATTGGTTGGTGGGAGAGGATTCTGCCCAGAGATTGGCGAGGATACGTGAAGAAATCGTTGGATCAACACTGTTTAATAGTATAAGTTCAGAAA GACTGAGTAAAACACCTGATCTTCTACGAAGGCCAGGGATGAATCTTCTGGGATCAGAACTGCACTTTCCCAGCGCCTCTCAATCTCCATGTGCTATCAAACAGCTCCATCACAGGGCAAGATTAGCCCTGTCTTTACACCATAGTGAG GAGGCAATACACTACGAGAATAATCTATATGCTCAGACATACCTAACGAATGTCGAAACTAATAATCGTAACCCCAGTTCAGCCCCTATTATAacatttgtacaaaaataa
- the LOC109608828 gene encoding guanylate cyclase 32E isoform X1 translates to MCTIVGSTYQITRIYVFVGEHIALIDFIKCLQRRNLLYSGDYVVISVDDEIYDPNRTIKILSRDYLDPFLNESWDKVMGFRSVLKLTPSYPGNPKYKEFVEKIKALSIRKPFCVPYHATIFGSISVSIGAARVFDAVVILARALTEIFQTNGDPRNGIAVLKRIVNRWYHSIQGFDVFMDGNGDAEGNFTVVVLLDDEKANGTQWMSMQPVGYFQYKANGSSSTLPEFKYLNPDRPIQWIGGKVPVAEPECGFFEEKCVNTVDWKIIASIVLISIIVIVAILFGVKQYRYEQKLACLLWKIDMKDVTIIPTDTAEITNRNKNMIRVCRQSVFHAPTSSSIVEISEQSPKRAYTTIGLYRGNIVAIKSLNKKSVDLTRSIRKELKQIREMRHENLIPFIGASVDHGHVAILTAYSARGSLEDVLKNEDLNLDQMFVSSLVTDILKGLIYIHDSEIISHGNLRSSNCLIDNRWVLQISDFGLHEFKQGNDSSEYSEKILRRSLWKAPELLRDPNHLPRGTQKGDVYSFGIILYEIIGRNGPWGKIIMSPSEIIAEVKKVDKSVPFRPPLDDLGVSSYIIRCMKACWEEDPETRPDIRYVRVILKEMQAGLKPNIFDNMLAIMEKYAYNLESLVQERTNQLTEEKKKTDALLHRMLPKYVAECLKRGDKVEAEIFDCVTIYFSDIVGFTELSAVSTPLQVIDLLNDLYTCFDSIISHYDVYKVETIGDAYMVVSGLPIRNGDRHAGEIASMALHLLSKIKKFEIKHRKGEVLQLRIGIHSGHCVAGVVGLKMPRYCLFGDTVNTASRMESSGEAFRIHISHATYTLLQRLGGYICEERGVIPIKGKGEMHTYWLVGEDSAQRLARIREEIVGSTLFNSISSERLSKTPDLLRRPGMNLLGSELHFPSASQSPCAIKQLHHRARLALSLHHSEEAIHYENNLYAQTYLTNVETNNRNPSSAPIITFVQK, encoded by the exons ATGTGCACTATCGTCGGAAGTACTTATCAAATAACTAGAA TTTATGTTTTCGTCGGAGAACACATCGCATTAATCGACTTTATAAAGTGCTTGCAGAGAAGAAACCTATTGTACAGCGGGGATTATGTGGTTATCTCCGTCGACGATGAAATTTACGACCCCAACCGCACCATAAAAATACTGAGCAGAG ATTATTTGGACCCGTTCTTGAATGAGTCTTGGGACAAAGTAATGGGCTTTAGATCGGTTCTAAAGCTTACTCCATCTTATCCAGGAAATCCAAAGTATAA AGAATTCGTCGAGAAGATTAAAGCTCTTTCTATCAGGAAACCTTTTTGTGTTCCTTACCATGCAACTATATTTGGAAGCATTTCG GTATCTATTGGAGCAGCCAGAGTCTTTGATGCCGTCGTAATTCTGGCGAGAGCTCTTACGGAGATTTTTCAAACGAACGGAGATCCTAGGAACGGAATTGCAGTTCTTAAGAGAATCGTTAATCGTTGGTATCACTCTATTCAGGGATTTGat GTTTTTATGGATGGTAATGGAGACGCCGAAGGGAACTTTACTGTAGTAGTTCTTTTGGATGATGAAAAGGCTAACGGGACGCAGTGGATGAGCATGCAGCCAGTAGGATACTTTCAGTATAAAGCTAATGGAAGCTCTTCAACATTGccg GAATTCAAGTATTTGAATCCGGACCGACCCATACAATGGATTGGAGGAAAAGTACCTGTCGCAGAGCCGGAATGTGGATTTTTCGAAGAGAAATGCGTCAACACAGTCGATTGGAAGATCATCGCAAGCATCGTactaatatcaataattgtcATCGTTGCTATTCTGTTTGGCGTAAA ACAATACAGATACGAACAAAAACTGGCGTGTCTCTTATGGAAAATCGATATGAAAGATGTAACCATCATTCCAACGGATACGGCTGAAATTACCaacagaaacaaaaatatg ATAAGAGTTTGCAGGCAGAGTGTTTTTCATGCTCCCACTAGCAGCAGCATCGTCGAGATATCCGAACAATCCCCCAAGAGGGCTTACACCACCATCGGTCTGTACCGAGGAAATATTGTTGCCatcaaaagtttaaataaaaaatcagtgGATTTAACCAGATCCATACGGAAAGAATTGAAACAGATCAGAGAGATGAGACATGAAAATCTCATTCCTTTTATTGGGGCCAGCGTTGATCATGGACATGTGGCAATTTTAACGGCATATAGTGCTAGAGGAAGTTTGGAAGATGTCTTGAAGAACGAGGATCTCAATTTGGATCAGATGTTTGTTTCTTCTTTAGTCACCGATATTCTCAAG GGATTAATCTACATACATGACAGCGAGATTATTTCTCACGGAAACCTTAGGTCCAGCAATTGCCTCATCGACAATCGTTGGGTTTTGCAAATATCCGACTTTGGTTTACATGAATTCAAAC AGGGTAATGATTCTTCTGAATACAGTGAGAAAATATTGCGCAGGTCTCTTTGGAAAGCACCAGAACTGTTAAGAGATCCGAATCATTTACCAAGAGGCACTCAAAAAGGCGACGTCTACTCTTTCGGCATAATTTTATACGAAATCATCGGTAGAAATGGACCATGGGGGAAGATTATTATGTCTCCTAGTG aaattattgctGAGGTTAAAAAAGTAGATAAGAGCGTTCCATTTAGACCTCCTTTAGATGATCTGGGAGTGTCtagttatattattagatGTATGAAAGCTTGCTGGGAAGAAGATCCGGAAACTAGACCAGATATTAGATATGTCCGTgtgatattaaaagaaatgcag gCTGGTCTAAAACcgaatatttttgacaatatgTTGGCGATAATGGAGAAATACgcttataatttagaaagtttggTCCAAGAAAGGACCAATCAACTTACTGAAGAGAAGAAGAAAACTGACGCACTTTTACATAGAATGTTGCCAAA ATACGTTGCTGAATGCTTGAAACGAGGAGATAAAGTTGAAGCAGAGATTTTTGATTGTGTAACAATTTACTTCAGTGATATTGTTGGATTTACCGAATTGTCCGCAGTCAGTACGCCACTTCAAGTTATTGATTTGCTCAATGATTTATATACTTGTTTCGACTCAATTATATCTCACTATGATGTTTACAAG gtCGAAACTATTGGAGATGCATACATGGTAGTTAGTGGTTTGCCTATACGAAATGGGGACAGACATGCTGGAGAAATTGCTTCCATGGCATTACATTTgttgagtaaaattaaaaagtttgaaatCAAACACAGAAAAGGGGAAGTTTTACAATTAAGGATCGGAATTCATTCCG gTCACTGTGTAGCCGGTGTGGTTGGTTTAAAAATGCCAAGATATTGCCTTTTTGGAGATACTGTTAACACTGCTTCCAGAATGGAAAGTTCAGGCGAAGCATTCAGAATTCACATATCACATGCCACTTACACGTTGCTCCAAAGACTTGGAGGCTACATATGCGAAGAAAGGGGGGTTATTCCAATAAAG GGCAAAGGTGAGATGCATACTTATTGGTTGGTGGGAGAGGATTCTGCCCAGAGATTGGCGAGGATACGTGAAGAAATCGTTGGATCAACACTGTTTAATAGTATAAGTTCAGAAA GACTGAGTAAAACACCTGATCTTCTACGAAGGCCAGGGATGAATCTTCTGGGATCAGAACTGCACTTTCCCAGCGCCTCTCAATCTCCATGTGCTATCAAACAGCTCCATCACAGGGCAAGATTAGCCCTGTCTTTACACCATAGTGAG GAGGCAATACACTACGAGAATAATCTATATGCTCAGACATACCTAACGAATGTCGAAACTAATAATCGTAACCCCAGTTCAGCCCCTATTATAacatttgtacaaaaataa